The window GAACCTTTTCACCTACTTCACGCATGAGTGGTAAGGCAGAACTCAAATCCCGAAACCCGAGACCAATGAGAACGGCTGTGAACATAGGATCACTTCCAATTTCTCCACAAATACTAATGGGTTTTTTCTGGGAATTGGCCACATCTGCAATGTTTTTAAGAAGTAAGAGAAACACAACCTGCCATGGGTTGTATAAATCTCCCACCAAATGGTTGTTACGCTCGACTGCGAGTAGGTATTGTAAGAGGTCATTGGTTCCCACACTATAAAAATCCACATGATTTCCAAGGAAAGGTAGGTTTAAGGCACAGGCCGGGGTTTCGACCATAATTCCGATGGGAATTTTTTTGGTGATCACAAGCCCTGCTGCTTTTAGTTCCTCTAAACTTTCTGTTACGAGTGTTTTGGTCTGTAAAATTTCAGAGAGAGTTGTGATCATAGGAAGCATGATCCGCATAGTACCAAATTCACTGGCACGAAGGAGGGCTCTCAGTTGTTCTTTAAAAAAATGTGGATGGCGTAAAAGATACCTGATTCCCCGATTTCCAAGAAATGGATTGGCTTCTTCATATCCATTTTCCATTTTATCGGCCCCGATATCCCAAACACGAAATGTCACAGGTCGACCTACCATTTTGAGTAAAATTCGTTTATAAACAGCAAACTGTTCTTCTTCCGTGGGTTTGAATTCTACGTATCGTATGAATAAAATTTCGGTTCTGACAAGTCCAATCCCATCCGCTCCTTGTTCAAAAGCCAGATCCACTTCGTCTTCGGAATCAATATTGGCACGGAGAGAAAACTTTTTTCCATCTTTGGTTTTGATTTCTTTCGGACCATCACTGATTTCACGAACCGGTTGTGTTTTGTGAATTTCACTTCGGATCCCAGAAAGTTTGATTTCATCAATTCCAGGGGAACGGTTTAAGATCCCTTTTGTGGCATCGAGTAAAATATAATCGTCGTCTTCTACATGTGAGGTGATGTTTTTTAAACCCACAATGGTAGGGATTCCATAGTTTCTAGCAATGATGGCAGTGTGGCCGGTTTTTCCACCGAAGTCAGTGGCAATTCCCCGAAGGCGGCATTTGCCCAGTTGGATCATTTCGGAGGGAGTGATTTCTTTTGCGACGAGGATGACATCTTCTGGAATTTTAGTTTGGTCGGACAATTTGTCGGGATAAAGATTGGATTCTATCCTTTTTCCAATATCTAAAATATGGTCGGCACGTTCCCTAAAGAATTCGTCGGGGATGGATTGGAATTCATCGTATAAAGAACTAACAGCTGTTTCTAGGGCAAGACCCGCCGATTCGTTGTTTTGTGCAATCCGTTCAAAAACACGAGCACGGAAAAGGGGATCATTTAAAAATACAATTTGTGATTCTAAAATTTCAGATAGTTCAATGTTTGCTTTGGATTTTTGGACTAAATCGCTTAGGTCTTCTTCGGTTTTGAGTAGACCTTTTTTCAGTAGGTCTACTTCCTCTTTGATTTCATCTGGGGATAAGTCTGTACGGTCTTCCCGTTTCCTCTTGGTTTGTTTCCACCGGAAAACTTTGCCGTAGACTGTGCCTGGATAGGCTGAAATGCCTTTGAATGTGGTTTTTTCTTCCATCCGTCCCCTTGGCAAAAATACTTTTGGAAAGGGACTGTTTGGAAAGTAAAAAAAGCCGGATTCTAGCGAACGGCTTGTTTTTTAGAGAAAAGTGGAACTCGTTTGCTTTTGAACTGGGTGAGTTCGTTTCCTGTAACCTGGCTCATAATGCATTTCGCCAGTGAAATGTCTAGGGCATGACCCGCCTTGGATGCGATCAAGTGGCCACGGAAGGGTCGACCCATCACAGCCAAATCCCCGATGAGATCCAGAATTTTGTGGCGGACACATTCATTGTCATAACGTAAGGTTTCGTTCAAATACCCATCATCTGTCAAAACTACCGCATTGTCGAGGGATCCACCCATAGCAAGGCCTCTCGCTTGGAGGGCTTCCACATCTTTCAAAAACCCAAAGGTTCGGGCAGGAAGGATGTCTGTCCCTAAAATGGATTCGTCAAGGGTTGTGGTGTAAGATTGTCCTCTGAGGAGGGGGTGGTTGAAATCGATGCTGTAAGTGACTTTGAGTTCGTCGGAAGGTAACATGACGAGGTATTTGTCCCCGTCCACAACCCAAATTGGGTTGGAAATGGTAATGGGTTCGATGGTTTCATCTAAAACCCGAATTCCTGCAGAGCGGATCCCTTCCCAAAACGGCAGGGAGGAACCATCCATAATTGGAACTTCTACGGAATCAATTTCAAAAATACAATCAGTAATGCCTAGGGTATGGACAGCGGCGAGAAGGTGCTCGATGGTTTGCACTCGGTTGGAACTTCCATCTCCAATGGTAGTGGCGTTACTTGTGTCGACTACATGGTCGAGGGAGATGGGAATCCGGATTTTTTGGGTGCCTTTGTAGAGATAAAAGATAAGACCTGTATTTGCTTCCGCAGGATGGAGCCGTAAAGTCACCATTTTCCCGGAATGGACCCCAATTCCACGCAGTGTGATGGAGTTTTGGATCGTTTTTCTGTGTATCGCCGTTACCATAATCAGTTCCTACTTACAAATTTGTAGAAAAGGGGGTAGGGACAATTCCAAAACCGGAAGCCCAAGTCAAAAAAATGTCTCCTTTTTACAACAGTGTGGTGGGAATGTGACGGCCCCAATTTGTGCACCAAACCAAAGATTTTTACTACAAATTAGGTCGTATTTTACGTGTTAGTGCTTAAAAAGCACTAAGTGCGGAACGAATGAAACTGGTAACAGGTGCTTGTTCTCTGGTATCTTCCAAACCTTCCCTCAGTTCTTTCAGAACCACTTGGGCATCGCCGAGGGTTGTGTTTACCGACTTGTGGACATCACTTTCGTTGATCAGTTTTCCAAGAGTCCCTTGGCCTTCATTGATCTTTCCGGTAATGTTTGCGATATTTTGGACAGTTTTACGGATATCAGAGCGGTTTTCTGCGATGAGTTCGGAAAGAGAAACCAGTGGGTCTTGGGTCACTTTTCCTTGGATCGGCATCAGTTTTCCGGAACGAGGAGAGATCTCCACCTTGGTAAGAGCTGGTTCCGTCATTAGGTATTCTTTGGTTTTGGGATCCACAGGAAACTTGGAACCTGGATCTAGAGATACCACACGTCCTGAAAGTAAACTTTCGTTTTTGATATTGATTTCGTAATTGGAGAAAAGTTGTACCTTTCCCTTGAGTAATAAGGTGAGTTCCACCTTGGTTCCAATCCCTGATTCGCCATCGGGAAGAAGGTTTCCATATTCATCGATTTGCACCAAACGAATTTTGGAAACATATCCAAAGGGCACACCATGGATTGTGACCTTGTTCCCGATTTTGATCCCTTCTGCATCTGGAAAATAGACGGGGAGTTGGTAACCCGATTTTTGAAAAGGGCCACCTTCTGTGACAATAGTAAAATAACCCACAGCCACCAGTGAAAAGATAAAAAGAAGACCGACGATGAGAGCACGACCTATAGTAGGCATTCCCTAAAGTTCTCCTGGACTAAGAAGCAAAGTCAATTGGATTTTCCTTTTTTTAATTCAGAATGATCCAGAATCATTGGACCGACTGTGTTTCCGTGAATGAACTGTTGGATGACCGGGTTCGGTGATTTTTGAATTTCTTCAGAGGTTCCGCAAAACAGGACTTTGCCTTCATAGAGAAAACTAATCCGATCCGCAATCCTGTAGGCGGAACTCATATCATGTGTGACCACAACAGAGGTAAGTCCAAGTTCCTTTTGCAAACGAATCACCAGATCATTGATGACATTGGACATAACGGGATCAAGACCCGATGTGGGCTCATCGTATAACACGATTTTAGGTTGAGAAGTGAGGGCACGAGCAAGACCCACACGTTTTTTCATCCCGCCTGAGATATTACTGGGTAACGTGTCTTTGGCGGGAACTAGGTCTAGCCATTTTAATTTTTCCATCACAATCCGATCCAGTTCGGCTCCATTCGCAATTTTATGTTCTCGTAAGGGGAGTGCCACATTTTCATACACGGTGAGCCAGTTGATGAGAGCCCCTGATTGGAAAAGGACTCCCAGTTTGGATCTTAGTTCTTCTCTTTTTTTTTCACCTGCAGTGACAATGGATTCTCCAAAAATCTGACAATCTCCTTCATCGGGATCGAGAAGCCCTGTGATATGTTTGAGACTGACCGATTTTCCTGTACCAGAAGGGCCAAGGATGACCATCGTCTCTCCTTGTTTGACGGTAAGATTCATCCCTTGTAAGATCTTTCGTTTGCCGAAAGTTTTATGGACGTTTTTCATTTCAATAGCAAAGGTTTCCATAATTTCCTTCATTTATAAAATAAGGCTGTCAGCACATAACCAGAAAAAATGACCATAAGAAAGGAAGTGACTACGGCTTGTCTTGTGGTCTGACCCACACCGATGGCACCACCTTCGGTTCGGAGTCCCTGGCTACAAGAAATGGTAGAGATGGCAATTCCAAAGACATATCCTTTTAAGAGCCCCACATATAAATCCTTTAGACCTGGAACAGAAGAAATACGATAATAGACATCTTGGAAGTAACTGATCATATCAATTCCCAATTGAAAATGCCCTACAATCCCGCCACCTAAGATTCCTAAGGCGGCAGAATACACACAAAGTACAGGAACCATAAGAGAAAATCCCACAATCCTTGGCATCACAAGATACCGGATTGGATTTATCGACATCACTTCTAATGCATCAATTTCTTCGGAAACTTTCATGGTTCCAATTTCAGCGGCCATCGCAGAACCTACAGAAGCTGCCAAGATCAGAGATGTCATAAAGGGAGACATTTCACGAGTGAGGGTGATGGTGAGTAAAAGTCCAATTTGACCCTCAGCTCCAAAGTCCCTGAGCCCAAGGCCTGTGTTCAGTCCAAGGATCATTCCTGTAAAAATTGAAACGATAGAAACTACAAATAGAGACCCAACACCAGCAATGAACATTTGTTCCAGAATTTCTCTGCGTTTGAAATAGAGATGGTGAGACTGGCCGATGGAACGGAAAAGAAGTAATACAGTGTAACCTATGGCATAGAGTAAAGGTTCCAAGGTTTTGGAATAAATGCGTTTCATATTTCCCACCAAAGGAGTTTGAATTTGTTTTTTGTATCTCGAGTATCAATGCCAAGAAGCCCATAAGCAAAGTCATAACGAAAACCAGTGGGTGATTTTGAATATTCCGCTAAAATGGGAATATGGATATGTGTTTCATCCTCTGTCCACCGGTGTGAGTATAACCTTGTGATTAAGTGCAAACGTTTCTCTCCATTGGATGACCTTTTGTATTCAATGATAGAAAAAATTGGTTCCCAAACATCTTCCATCACTTCAAAACGAACGGGAATGATGGCAAGGGTATTCCAACCAAAATTCCCATCGGGATCTTTGTGGTAACGAAATAAGGGCCAAAGTTTCCAGTAATAATCTTCTCTACCAGTTTGGACATATTCACTTTTCATATGGGAATAAAAAGGTAATAAAAAATGAGAGGTGGCTTTTAAGTGTGAGGTATTTTGCGACAAACGGATGTAAAATGGAGTGACAAACTCAGCTTCTTTATTCGCGAAATAGGAATGTCCGTAAAAAGGAAAAAATACCAGTTTCTCCGTATCTTTTTTTTCAGAGGTAGTGTATTGGAAAAAGATAAATAGAGCAGTGTAGTTGGTTTGCCCTGTTTTTTTATCATACCCGTAAGAGAATAAAGAATTTAAAATCGGAAACCAAAAATAGGCCCTACTTTTCATGTTCCCATT of the Leptospira kanakyensis genome contains:
- the ptsP gene encoding phosphoenolpyruvate--protein phosphotransferase; this encodes MEEKTTFKGISAYPGTVYGKVFRWKQTKRKREDRTDLSPDEIKEEVDLLKKGLLKTEEDLSDLVQKSKANIELSEILESQIVFLNDPLFRARVFERIAQNNESAGLALETAVSSLYDEFQSIPDEFFRERADHILDIGKRIESNLYPDKLSDQTKIPEDVILVAKEITPSEMIQLGKCRLRGIATDFGGKTGHTAIIARNYGIPTIVGLKNITSHVEDDDYILLDATKGILNRSPGIDEIKLSGIRSEIHKTQPVREISDGPKEIKTKDGKKFSLRANIDSEDEVDLAFEQGADGIGLVRTEILFIRYVEFKPTEEEQFAVYKRILLKMVGRPVTFRVWDIGADKMENGYEEANPFLGNRGIRYLLRHPHFFKEQLRALLRASEFGTMRIMLPMITTLSEILQTKTLVTESLEELKAAGLVITKKIPIGIMVETPACALNLPFLGNHVDFYSVGTNDLLQYLLAVERNNHLVGDLYNPWQVVFLLLLKNIADVANSQKKPISICGEIGSDPMFTAVLIGLGFRDLSSALPLMREVGEKVQEISTWKAKLLAEQVIGLAGEEKFEEIETLVLETKG
- a CDS encoding ABC transporter ATP-binding protein, giving the protein METFAIEMKNVHKTFGKRKILQGMNLTVKQGETMVILGPSGTGKSVSLKHITGLLDPDEGDCQIFGESIVTAGEKKREELRSKLGVLFQSGALINWLTVYENVALPLREHKIANGAELDRIVMEKLKWLDLVPAKDTLPSNISGGMKKRVGLARALTSQPKIVLYDEPTSGLDPVMSNVINDLVIRLQKELGLTSVVVTHDMSSAYRIADRISFLYEGKVLFCGTSEEIQKSPNPVIQQFIHGNTVGPMILDHSELKKGKSN
- the mce gene encoding mammalian cell entry protein Mce, which gives rise to MPTIGRALIVGLLFIFSLVAVGYFTIVTEGGPFQKSGYQLPVYFPDAEGIKIGNKVTIHGVPFGYVSKIRLVQIDEYGNLLPDGESGIGTKVELTLLLKGKVQLFSNYEINIKNESLLSGRVVSLDPGSKFPVDPKTKEYLMTEPALTKVEISPRSGKLMPIQGKVTQDPLVSLSELIAENRSDIRKTVQNIANITGKINEGQGTLGKLINESDVHKSVNTTLGDAQVVLKELREGLEDTREQAPVTSFIRSALSAF
- a CDS encoding MlaE family ABC transporter permease, yielding MKRIYSKTLEPLLYAIGYTVLLLFRSIGQSHHLYFKRREILEQMFIAGVGSLFVVSIVSIFTGMILGLNTGLGLRDFGAEGQIGLLLTITLTREMSPFMTSLILAASVGSAMAAEIGTMKVSEEIDALEVMSINPIRYLVMPRIVGFSLMVPVLCVYSAALGILGGGIVGHFQLGIDMISYFQDVYYRISSVPGLKDLYVGLLKGYVFGIAISTISCSQGLRTEGGAIGVGQTTRQAVVTSFLMVIFSGYVLTALFYK
- the lpxC gene encoding UDP-3-O-acyl-N-acetylglucosamine deacetylase — translated: MVTAIHRKTIQNSITLRGIGVHSGKMVTLRLHPAEANTGLIFYLYKGTQKIRIPISLDHVVDTSNATTIGDGSSNRVQTIEHLLAAVHTLGITDCIFEIDSVEVPIMDGSSLPFWEGIRSAGIRVLDETIEPITISNPIWVVDGDKYLVMLPSDELKVTYSIDFNHPLLRGQSYTTTLDESILGTDILPARTFGFLKDVEALQARGLAMGGSLDNAVVLTDDGYLNETLRYDNECVRHKILDLIGDLAVMGRPFRGHLIASKAGHALDISLAKCIMSQVTGNELTQFKSKRVPLFSKKQAVR